A genomic segment from Anas platyrhynchos isolate ZD024472 breed Pekin duck chromosome 5, IASCAAS_PekinDuck_T2T, whole genome shotgun sequence encodes:
- the RCN1 gene encoding reticulocalbin-1, whose protein sequence is MSGAAGRPRGMAGGPGWLLLPLLLPLLLLLLVPGGLGKPTVRQERARPGAAQQQQQQHHEDGPGFQYDHEAFLGKEEARSFDQLSPEESRERLGKIVDRIDENKDGYLTTEELKNWIKRVQKRYIYENVAKVWKDYDLNKDNKIAWEEYKQATYGYYLENPEEFQDATDRHSFKKMLPRDERRFKTADLDGDLAATREEFTAFLHPEEFEHMKNIVVLETLEDIDKNEDGFVDQDEYIADMFANEEGGPEPDWVITEREQFSDFRDLNKDGKMDKEEIQHWILPQDYDHALAEARHLVYESDVDKDQKLTKEEVLDNWNMFVGSQATNYGEDLTRNHDEL, encoded by the exons ATgagcggggctgcggggcggccgcggggcaTGGCCGGCGGGCCGGGatggctcctgctgcctctgctgctgcctctgctgctgctcctgctggtgccGGGCGGCCTGGGCAAGCCGACAGTGCGGCAGGAGCGGGCCCGTCCCGGCGccgcgcagcagcagcagcagcagcaccacgagGACGGCCCGGGCTTCCAGTACGACCACGAGGCCTTCCTGGGCAAGGAGGAGGCGCGGAGCTTCGACCAGCTCAGCCCCGAGGAGAGCCGCGAGAGGCTGGG GAAGATTGTGGATAGAATAGATGAAAACAAAGATGGCTATCTCACAACAGAGGAACTGAAAAACTGGATTAAACGGGTACAGAAACGCTACATCTACGAAAATGTTGCTAAAGTTTGGAAAGACTATGATCTAAACAAGGACAATAAAATCGCCTGGGAAGAATATAAACAAGCCACATATGGTTATTATCTAG AAAATCCAGAAGAATTCCAAGATGCAACTGATCggcacagttttaaaaaaatgctgccCAGAGACGAAAGACGATTCAAAACTGCAGATCTGGATGGAGACCTAGCTGCCACTCGTGAAGAATTCACAGCTTTCCTTCACCCAGAGGAGTTTGAGCATATGAAAAACATTGTTGTCTTA GAAACCTTAGAAGACATTGACAAAAATGAGGATGGTTTTGTGGATCAGGATGAGTATATTG ctGATATGTTTGCAAATGAAGAGGGTGGACCAGAGCCTGACTGGGTGATTACAGAGCGTGAGCAGTTTTCAGATTTTCGTGACCTCAACAAGGACGGAAAGATGGACAAGGAAGAGATTCAGCATTGGATTCTCCCACAAGACTATGATCACGCACTAGCTGAAGCCAGGCATTTAGTCTATGAATCGGATGTAGATAAG GATCAAAAACTAACAAAAGAGGAAGTTCTAGACAACTGGAATATGTTTGTTGGAAGTCAAGCTACTAATTATGGGGAAGACCTCACAAGAAACCATGATGAGCTATGA